The Enterobacter huaxiensis sequence ATGTAACTTTGCACAAATGAGTTCTTTACTACCAAAGAGGCAGTTTTAACCTTAATGAAACGAGGGTTTTTGCAATCTGAAGCGATTCAACAACGCAAATAATGAAAATTCGCCCACTTATGGAGCATTTCTATTCTATAGCTTGGGGTATGAAGGGTTAACGGGCCGATTTACAAATGCTTTCTTTTTATTCAAGTCGTCATCGTCCCTTCATAAAGCAGGTGCATTCGCTGGCGCTTACCACTATTCTTGCGCTTACGGAAGTCATCTCCGCTTTTTTCGGTATCATTAACCGTAAAGAAATAAATACAGAATATGGACTTTCATAATTACACACGCTCAGCGTGAACATAACAACCACACACGAGGTTTCAAATGGAAGCTCAACAGCACGGCGATCAGCTAAAGCGCGGGCTTAAGAACCGCCACATACAGCTCATCGCACTGGGTGGTGCTATCGGTACCGGCCTGTTTCTGGGAAGCGCATCCGTAATCCAGTCCGCCGGTCCTGGCATTATTTTGGGTTACGCTATCGCCGGTTTTATTGCCTTTCTGATTATGCGTCAGCTGGGTGAGATGGTCGTTGAAGAGCCGGTTGCAGGCTCGTTCAGCCACTTTGCCTATAAGTACTGGGGAAGCTTTGCCGGTTTCGCCTCCGGCTGGAACTACTGGGTGCTGTACGTCCTGGTTGCCATGGCTGAGCTTACCGCCGTCGGGAAATACATTCAGTTCTGGTATCCCGAGATCCCAACCTGGGCTTCTGCTGCGGCCTTTTTCGTCCTGATTAACGCCATTAATCTGACCAACGTAAAAGTGTTCGGAGAGATGGAGTTCTGGTTCGCCATTATTAAAGTGGTTGCCGTTGTGGCGATGATCATCTTTGGCGGCTGGCTGCTGTTCAGCGGCAACGGCGGCCCGCAGGCAACGGTACGCAACCTGTGGGAGCAAGGCGGGTTCTTGCCTCACGGCATGACCGGCCTGGTGATGATGATGGCGATCATCATGTTCTCCTTTGGCGGGCTGGAGCTGGTGGGGATCACCGCCGCGGAAGCAGACAACCCGGAGCAGAGCATCCCGAAAGCTACCAACCAGGTTATCTACCGCATACTGATCTTCTATGTGGGCTCGCTGGCCGTGCTGCTCTCCCTGCTGCCGTGGACGCGCGTGACCGCCGATACCAGCCCGTTCGTGCTGATCTTCCACGAGCTGGGCGATACCTTCGTGGCGAACGCGCTTAACGTCGTGGTGCTGACCGCTGCCCTCTCCGTGTACAACAGCTGCGTCTACTGCAACAGCCGTATGCTGTTCGGCCTCGCTCAGCAGGGTAACGCCCCGAAAGCGCTTCTCAATGTTGATAAACGCGGCGTGCCGGTGAATACCATTATTGTGTCTGCAGTGGTGACGGCGCTCTGCGTGCTGATCAACTACCTGGCACCGGAATCGGCCTTTGGCCTGCTGATGGCGCTGGTGGTCTCGGCCCTGGTGATCAACTGGGCGATGATAAGCCTGGCGCACATCAAGTTCCGCCGCGCTAAGCAGCAGCAGGGTGTGACTACCCGCTTCCCAGCCCTGCTTTACCCGCTGGGTAACTGGGTGTGCCTGGTGTTCATGGCGGCCGTGCTGGTCATCATGCTCATTACCCCGGGCATGGCGATTTCCGTTTACCTGATCCCGGTCTGGATTGCGATCCTCGGCGTGGGCTACATGGTTAAGCAGAAAAACCAGAAAGCGGTGAAAGCGCACTGATAATCTCCACTCTGTGCCCGTTATTGCGGGTACAGAGTGGTGTTACCTTCCTCACAAATTCTCGCCTACAGCAATTTTATCCATATCACCGCCTTTATCCTGCAACGCATATATTCGTGAGCCAGCGAATAATTCTCTCCATACCGTAACCCGGAGAGCTGTCGATGGATAACAATAAACTGTCAGTAAAAGAAAAGATCGGCTATGGCATGGGCGACGCTGGATGCAATATCATCTTCGGCGCCATCATGTTGTTTGTTAACTATTTTTATACGGATATTTTTGGCCTCGCACCTGCGCTGGTTGGCGTACTGCTGCTGTCTGTCCGCGTGATTGACGCCGTAACGGACCCGATCATGGGCGCAATTGCCGACCGCACCCGCAGCAAATATGGGCGGTTTCGTCCATGGCTGCTGTGGATTGCGTTCCCCTACGCGCTGTTCAGCATCCTGATGTTCACCACCCCAGACTGGAGCTATAACAGCAAAGTTATCTATGCCTTCGTCACCTACTTCCTGCTGTCGCTGACCTATACGGCCATCAATATTCCCTACTGCTCGCTGGGCGGCGTGATCACCAACGACCCAAAAGAGCGCGTTGCCTGTCAGTCCTATCGCTTCGTGATGGTCGGTATCGCCACGCTGCTGCTGTCGCTTACGCTGCTGCCGATGGCTGACTGGTTTGGTGGTGATAACAAGGCCAAAGGCTACCAGATGGCGATGACCGTGCTGGCGCTGATTGGTACCTGCATGTTCCTGTTCAGCTTCTCTACCGTGCGCGAGCGCGTACGCCCGGCCGTACAGACCCACGACGAGCTGAAAAACGACCTCAAAGACGTGTGGAAGAACGACCAGTGGGTACGCATTCTGCTCCTGACTCTTTGCAACGTCTGCCCGGGATTTATCCGCATGGCCGCCACCATGTATTACGTCACCTGGGTGATGGGCCAGAGCACCCACTTCGCCACGCTGTTTATCAGCCTTGGCGTCGTGGGCATGATGCTCGGCAGCGTGCTGGCAAAAGTGCTGACCGACCGCTGGTGTAAGCTGAAGGTATTTTTCTGGACCAATATCGCGCTGGCGATTTTCTCAGCCGCCTTCTACTTCTTCGACCCGAAAGCCACGGTCACCATCGTGGTGCTCTACTTCCTGCTCAACATCCTGCACCAGATCCCGTCTCCGCTGCACTGGTCGCTGATGGCCGACGTGGACGACTATGGCGAGTGGAAAACCGGGAAACGCATCACGGGGATCAGCTTCTCCGGCAACATTTTCTTCCTGAAGCTGGGGCTGGCGATTGCCGGGGCGATGGTGGGCTTCCTGCTCTCCTGGTACGGTTACGACGCGGGTGCGAAAGCGCAAAGCGCGGACGCCATCAACGGGATCGTGCTGCTGTTTACCGTCATTCCGGGCATTGGATACTTGGTTACCGCTGGGGTGGTACGCCTGCTGAAAGTGGACCGCGAAACCATGAAGCAGATCCAGTCCGATCTGGAAAAGCGACGCGCCAACTACCGCGAGCTGAATGATTACCAGGAACTTAAAGCCGCAGAGACTAAATAAGGAAAGCCGAATGCAGACCTGGCCAAACCCGTTTATTGAACAACGCGCCGATCCGTATATTTTGCATCATGAGGGGCAGTACTATTTTATTGCCTCCGTGCCGCAGTACGACAGGCTGGCGATCCGCCGCGCTGACTCGCTTGAAGGGCTGCGCGGTGCCGACGAGGTGGTCGTCTGGCACAAGCCCGAGACCGGCCCGATGAGCCAGCTGATCTGGGCGCCGGAGCTTCACCACATCGACGGTAAGTGGTACATCTATTTTGCCGCCACGCACACCCAGGCGCTCGACGCGCTCGGGATGTTTCAGCACCGCATGTTCGCTATTGAATGCGCGGATGGCGATCCGCTCACCGGCACGTGGGTAGAAAAAGGGCAGATCAAAACGCCTTTCGATACCTTCGCCCTGGACGCCACTACCTTTGTTCATCAGGGGAAACGCTGGTATCTGTGGGCGCAAAAAGCGCCGGATATCACCGGCAACTCCAATCTTTATCTGTGCGAAATGGAGAACCCCTGGACGCTGAAAGGCGAGCCAGTGATGCTCAGCAAGCCGGAGTATGACTGGGAGTGTCGCGGGTTTTGGGTGAACGAAGGCCCGGCGGTGCTGGTTCATGGCGATAAGCTGTTTATCAGCTACTCCGCCAGCGCAACCGATGAGAACTACTGCATGGGATTACTGTGGATAGAGATGAGCGCCGACCCGCAAGACCCGGCAAACTGGCATAAAGCCCCGCGACCGGTATTCGTCACCAGCTATGAGAATCGTCAGTACGGGCCGGGCCACAACAGCTTTACAAAGACGCAGGATGGGGAAGACGTGCTGGTGTATCACGCGCGTAACTACACCGAAATTGAGGGCGACCCGCTGTACGATCCGAACCGCCATACCCGCCTGAAGCTGGTCCGCTGGGACGAAAACGGGATGCCTGATTTTGGCATCCCGCCTGCGGATACGCTTTAACCGCTGCGGCGCGCTGGCTTATACCAGCGTGCCGTAAATGGTCAGCAATGCCACGACCACCACCACAACAAACGACGTTTTCTTCGCCATGGAGACGGCCGCTTTTGGCGTTTCCACTTTGTCCGCGTGCGGCTCACGCGCCAGCGAGAACTGGGCCAGACGCGTTAATACGTGATATTGCGAGGTATGGCGATCGCCCAAAGAGGCAAACCACGCGGGCAGCGCTTTTTCACCATGGCCAATCAGCGCATAAACCACGCCGACTAAACGCACCGGCAGCCAGTCCAGCACGTGCAGAATGGCATCAATCCCGGCAAGCAGACGCTCGTGTGGCGTCAGGTAGCGCGCCAGCCAGGTCTGCCAGGCGCGCAAAAATGCATAGCCCATCAGCAGAACCGGCCCCCACGGGCCCCCGACCACAAACCAGAACAGCGGTGCCAGATAGTAGCGGAAGTTAATCCACAGCAGCGCGTTTTGCAGCTCGCGCAGGAACTCACGTTCGTTGCAGTCCGGCGGCACGCCGTGGATCAGGGTCAGCTCGCTCGCCATTGCGCTTCGCGCATGGGCGTCATCGCGAGACGCCGCTTTCAGATAAGCGTGATAGTGCAGGCGCACCTTGCCTGCGCCAATACAGAGTACGCCGAGCAGGATCCATACCACCAGCAGCGGCACGTTGAAAAAGAGCCCGTAAAGCGCGCGCAGCAGCAGGAACGTAATGACCATCACGCCAGCCGTCATTAGCAGCGTGCGCAGCATGGAAAAATGTTTGATCCGGCGGAAGATAACCTCCAGCCGATGATCCAGGTGCCAGTGTTCGCCCAGCTTAAACAGGCGTTCAGCAATCATTACCAGCAGCATGGTAAACAACGTCATGTCATCTCCTTATCTGACGAGGCGGT is a genomic window containing:
- the aroP gene encoding aromatic amino acid transporter AroP, producing the protein MEAQQHGDQLKRGLKNRHIQLIALGGAIGTGLFLGSASVIQSAGPGIILGYAIAGFIAFLIMRQLGEMVVEEPVAGSFSHFAYKYWGSFAGFASGWNYWVLYVLVAMAELTAVGKYIQFWYPEIPTWASAAAFFVLINAINLTNVKVFGEMEFWFAIIKVVAVVAMIIFGGWLLFSGNGGPQATVRNLWEQGGFLPHGMTGLVMMMAIIMFSFGGLELVGITAAEADNPEQSIPKATNQVIYRILIFYVGSLAVLLSLLPWTRVTADTSPFVLIFHELGDTFVANALNVVVLTAALSVYNSCVYCNSRMLFGLAQQGNAPKALLNVDKRGVPVNTIIVSAVVTALCVLINYLAPESAFGLLMALVVSALVINWAMISLAHIKFRRAKQQQGVTTRFPALLYPLGNWVCLVFMAAVLVIMLITPGMAISVYLIPVWIAILGVGYMVKQKNQKAVKAH
- a CDS encoding glycoside-pentoside-hexuronide (GPH):cation symporter, yielding MDNNKLSVKEKIGYGMGDAGCNIIFGAIMLFVNYFYTDIFGLAPALVGVLLLSVRVIDAVTDPIMGAIADRTRSKYGRFRPWLLWIAFPYALFSILMFTTPDWSYNSKVIYAFVTYFLLSLTYTAINIPYCSLGGVITNDPKERVACQSYRFVMVGIATLLLSLTLLPMADWFGGDNKAKGYQMAMTVLALIGTCMFLFSFSTVRERVRPAVQTHDELKNDLKDVWKNDQWVRILLLTLCNVCPGFIRMAATMYYVTWVMGQSTHFATLFISLGVVGMMLGSVLAKVLTDRWCKLKVFFWTNIALAIFSAAFYFFDPKATVTIVVLYFLLNILHQIPSPLHWSLMADVDDYGEWKTGKRITGISFSGNIFFLKLGLAIAGAMVGFLLSWYGYDAGAKAQSADAINGIVLLFTVIPGIGYLVTAGVVRLLKVDRETMKQIQSDLEKRRANYRELNDYQELKAAETK
- a CDS encoding glycoside hydrolase family 43 protein → MQTWPNPFIEQRADPYILHHEGQYYFIASVPQYDRLAIRRADSLEGLRGADEVVVWHKPETGPMSQLIWAPELHHIDGKWYIYFAATHTQALDALGMFQHRMFAIECADGDPLTGTWVEKGQIKTPFDTFALDATTFVHQGKRWYLWAQKAPDITGNSNLYLCEMENPWTLKGEPVMLSKPEYDWECRGFWVNEGPAVLVHGDKLFISYSASATDENYCMGLLWIEMSADPQDPANWHKAPRPVFVTSYENRQYGPGHNSFTKTQDGEDVLVYHARNYTEIEGDPLYDPNRHTRLKLVRWDENGMPDFGIPPADTL
- the ampE gene encoding beta-lactamase regulator AmpE; amino-acid sequence: MTLFTMLLVMIAERLFKLGEHWHLDHRLEVIFRRIKHFSMLRTLLMTAGVMVITFLLLRALYGLFFNVPLLVVWILLGVLCIGAGKVRLHYHAYLKAASRDDAHARSAMASELTLIHGVPPDCNEREFLRELQNALLWINFRYYLAPLFWFVVGGPWGPVLLMGYAFLRAWQTWLARYLTPHERLLAGIDAILHVLDWLPVRLVGVVYALIGHGEKALPAWFASLGDRHTSQYHVLTRLAQFSLAREPHADKVETPKAAVSMAKKTSFVVVVVVALLTIYGTLV